Proteins co-encoded in one SAR202 cluster bacterium genomic window:
- a CDS encoding YggT family protein: MCIFARVILSWLSPSIQSSNFALVIYLITEPILRPIRRIAAPIGGTLDISPIIALLLIQFIERIILRILFAVS, encoded by the coding sequence ATGTGTATATTTGCTCGCGTGATTTTATCTTGGCTTTCTCCTTCAATTCAAAGTAGTAATTTTGCTTTAGTTATATATCTAATTACAGAACCTATCCTAAGGCCAATCAGAAGAATAGCTGCTCCGATTGGTGGAACCTTAGATATTAGCCCAATTATTGCGTTATTACTGATTCAATTTATAGAAAGAATAATACTGCGTATTCTTTTTGCTGTTAGTTAG
- a CDS encoding peptidase M17: protein MKISCLKSEVSSVETEALVINLFEDVKIPGGATGTIDTLTGGKISRLIKSGEITGKKNEITIIHT from the coding sequence GTGAAAATTTCATGTTTAAAATCAGAAGTAAGTTCAGTAGAAACCGAAGCATTAGTAATAAATTTATTTGAAGATGTGAAAATACCTGGAGGAGCAACCGGAACAATAGACACTCTTACAGGTGGCAAAATTTCGAGACTTATAAAATCTGGTGAAATAACTGGGAAAAAGAACGAAATTACCATCATTCATACTTT